The genome window AAATTAAGACAAAAAATCTTAGCTTTTTAAATCCCTTTCGTTTGAAAAGGAAATGAAATTATAGCAACAAAAGCTTAAAGTTTTATTAAATGAAAAAAGAAATGAAAATAAAAAAAGAAATTTATAGAAAGGAGAATTTATAAATATAGAATAATAAATATAAAAGAATATAAAGTGTATTGATATAGGGTGTATGAAGTGAAGTGTGTTAAAGAAGTGGGGGGGGGGATTTAGCTAAGAAGTATTTTAAACTTCAAAACAAAATACCTTTTTTATAAAAATATGTTTTCCAATAAAATAATATTTTTTATCCAAATAACTCCATCGCATCTTTATATGCGCTAATAAGTGAAGCCAAAGTAACAAAACCACCGATAATCAAAAAAAACATCTCGATTTTTTTTCTTTTATCTTCTTTGATTTTTTCTATTTTTTCTTCTTCTTGATTTTGGTCTATATATAAGATGTCTACAAGATTTTCTATCTGGATTTTAAGTTCTTGATGTTGTTCTAAAATATCATAGTATTGAAATATAATTTTCCATATCGTGTGTTTTTGTTGGTAATTATAATGCACCGGATTGCTAAAAAAATATTTTAGATTAAAAGTATAAAAGTCTTTTTTTACATCGATCACATCGTGATAATTTTCTTTATCTACAATGCTTGATGTTAAATTCAAATAATACTCCATTTTCTCACGATATGCCAAAGAAAGAGCAAACATCGTCATAGTATCATCAAATTTACTCTCACAGTTGCTAAATTTAGCCTGAAATAAAAAACCTTTTTCTGAAAACACAACTTTAGCATCTGGATTATCATAACAGTTTGATTTGTCAATTTTTAAAGTAGAGCTACCCCTTAATAGTTGCGATATAGCACTATCACTCATACTTTCATCGGTATATACTGCCATGTGATCTATCACACCTTTTTTGAATTGGCAATACTCTTGATTTACTAAAACCCCACCTTTTATACATATAATACATATATCAAAAATTTTATATACTACTATCGTATTCTTAGCATACTTTTGATCTTCTATATTGGTATAGATTTGTAAATTTTGTGCTAAAAAGGTATGAAAAAAATCTTTTACTCTTGAGTCTTTTCTAAATTTAGTTTCATTGAAACTCTTGATGATTTTTACTTGATACACATTGATCATGATATGTCCTATTTTGTATATTTTATAATTTACTTTATATCACTGCAAAATTAAAATGTATTATGAAATTATATTTATAATGGGAGTTGCTAATAAGTGGTGCGGATGAAAGGACTTGAACCTTCACGCATTGCTGCACCAGATCCTAAGTCTGGCGTGTCTGCCAATTTCACCACATCCGCAAAGTGGTACGCTCAAGAGGATTCGAACCTCTGACCTACGGCTTAGAAGGCCGTTGCTCTATCCAGCTGAGCTATGAGCGCATAAAAATAAACAACAATGGGCTTAATGGTGCGCCCGATAGGAATCGAACCCATAACCTACAGATCCGAAGTCTGTCGCTCTATCCAGTTGAGCTACGAGCGCTGATGGGGTGAGTGATGGGAATCGAACCCACGACCCTCAGGACCACAATCTGATGCTCTAACCGACTGAGCTACACTCACCATTTATAAAAATGGTCGGGGTGAAAGGATTCGAACCTTCGGCCCCTTGGTCCCAAACCAAGTGCGCTAACCAGACTGCGCTACACCCCGATGTACAAAAATAAAGCGTTATTTTACATAAAAAAATATCAAAAGTCAAGATAAACAAAAATATTTAGCACAAAAATGCTAAATATTTTAAAAATTAGTCTTTATTTTGCTTTTGTGAAATAATATTTAAAATTTCAACCACCAAAGAAAAAACCATAGCCACATAGATATATGCCTTATCTATATGAATATCAAAACCTTCGCTTACCAAAACAAAACCTATCATTACTAAAAACGCCAAAGCTAAAATCTTGATACTAGGATATTTTTCAACAAAATCCGCAATTGGTTTAGAAGCAAACAACATCACAAGCACAGCCATAATAACCGCTATGATCATAATTTCAATATCTTGAGCAATACCCACAGCAGTGATGACGCTATCAAGTGAAAATACAATATCAATCACAGCTATTTCAGCTACCACAATCCACAATTTATTGCTAATTTTTATATTGCTTTGTTCTTGCTCTTTATGATTAATGCTTTCTTTGATTTCTTTAATAGATTTAACTATCAAAAACAAGCCTCCGAGTATAAGCACCAAATCCCTACCTGAAATTTCATTGCCTAAAACACTAAACAAAGGTGTAACAAGTTTCATCACCCAAAATAAAGACAACAACAACAAAATTCTAGTAAGCATTGCAAAAGCAAGTCCTAAAATTCTCCCTTTATCTCTGTGTTCTGGTGGTAACTTACTTACCAAAATCGCTAAAAAAATGATATTGTCAATCCCTAGCACAATTTCCAAAGCAGTAAGGGTAAACAATACCACCCAAGCATCTACACTAAAAATCCACTCAAACATTTATTTTCCTTAAGACAAAAAAAGCGTAATTATAATGACAAAAAATTAATTATTTTCAAAAATTTGCACAATCGCTTCAGGTAAAAGCTCATGTTCTAGTGCGTGAATTTTAGCTTCAAAGTCTTCAAAATTTAACTTTCCTTTTTCAAAGGCCTTTTGCGCGATGATTTTTCCACCATCTAATTCTTCATTGACCCAGTGTACACTAATGCCTGCAACTTTCATATCGCTTTCATAGCTTTCTTGAATAGCATGAGCACCTTTAAACAATGGAAGCAAAGATGGATGAAGATTGATAGCCTTTACTTCTTGCGTAAAAACAGGGCTTAAAATTCGCATAAACCCTGCCAATACAGTTAAATCTGCTTGACTTTCTTTTATAGTCTTTACTAACTCTGCATCAAATTCTTCTCTTGAAGTAAATTTTTCATGCTCTATGATTTTTGTGTTAAGACCGTATTTTAAAGCTCTTTGTATGCCATAAGCTTCTTTTTTATTGCACACACATAAAACCACTTCAAAGGTATTTTCTCCAAAAGTTTTTTGGTGTAATTTCTCTAAAATATTTTCTAGATTGCTTCCATTGCCACTAAATAAAACTGCCAATTTTATAAGCATTTTAACCCCTTTATTAATTTTAAAGCATCAAAGCTGTTTTTGTTTTTCTTGTAATCTTTAGCCACTAATGCATGTGCTAATACCGCATTTTTCGCAGCCTCTAAAGCACTAAATTTAGCTCCAAGCAAAGCAGCGATCATGCCACTCAACACATCTCCGCTTCCAGCTTTTGCCAAAGCCTCATTGCCACAATTTACCACAAAAAGCTTATCTTTTTGGGCAATGATAGGATTTGCTCCTTTTAAAACTAAAACACATTCAAATTGTTTACTAAATTCTTTAACATAAAAAAATCGCTTCTTTTGAATTTCTTCAACTTGGATATTTTTATTCATATATAACTTCAAAAGCATAGAAAATTCTTTAGGATGAGGCGTTAAAACCACATCTTTTCTATTTAAATACAAAGTTAAATCAGCATTTTGAAAACAATTTGCGTCTAATACCAAAGGAACACTTTGCAATCTTTCATCTTTTAAAATACTTAGATCATTCAAACCCATGCCTATAGCAGCTGCATTTATTTTACTTTCAATAGTATCTTTTAACATCAATAAAGGTGAAAAACTCTCTTTTGCTACTAAAGAAACCAAACCCGAGCCAAACTCTAAAGCCCCAAGTCCAGCTAAAGTACCCGCACTTTTATTGGCAAAAATATATACATGACCTAAATCACCTTTGTTAAAACTACACTTTTTTTGAATAAGCTTTAAGTCTTTTCTCTCTAGTAAAAAACCCGATGTACTTTGTGCTTGAATTTTTAATCCCAAATGTGCGATTTTGATTTTTCCTACAAACTCTTTTGCAAAATCTTCCAAAAGCTTTTCTTTGACTACCCCCATACAAAGTGTATAATCTGCTTTAAAACACACATCTTGTCCAAGCCCACTAGGAATATCACAAGCAATTTTTATTGCTTTACTTTGAGAGATTTTTTGAATAATTCCTTGTAACTTTTCATCTAAAGCTTTATTTAAACCGCTACCAAAAACACAATCAACAATAATGTCAAAATCTTCAAAACAAGGTTCTTCTTGTAAAAATTCAAAACCGATGTTTTGCAAAATTTGTTCTTGTTTGAGAAACATTGTGCTTTTTTTATACGCCAAAACATAAGCAGATGCTTTTTTAAGGTGTCGAATGGCTACAAGTCCATCGGCTCCATTGCCGCCTGTGCCAAGTAAAAATAAAATTTTAGCATTGTGTATTTTTTTGCTTTTTTTCTTGATAAAATTTGCAAGTTCAACGCCTGCATTTTCCATCATCAAAAATTCATCTAATCCTTTTTCAATCAGCTGTTTTTCATAAGAAATATTATCTTTACATATGGCTTTCATTACCAGCCTCGCAAGCTATAAGTTTTTGAGTTTTAGCACCTAATTCTTTAAGCTTTATCACTCTTGAAGCAATATTGCCACTTCCGTGAGTAAGTTTTGTTTGCATATTATCTACATTGGAATTTAATCTTTTAATATTATCTTTGATTTTTTCAAAATCTTCCAAAACACCAGCAAATTTATCGTGAAATTTTCCAAGCTCTTCAAAGGCCTTTAAGATATTCTCATTACTTTGGGTGTTTTTCCATGAAATATTTATCGTATTTAGTGCCATAAAAAGAGTATTTGGTGTAGTTAAATATACCTTTTTTTTATAAGCATATTGATAAATTTCAAGATCTACACTTAAAATCAAATCTAGAATGTTTTGATAAGGTATAAAAAGCAAAACAAACTCATAAGTATGCTTATCATACTGCATATAAGGTTTCTTGGCTAATTCATCGATCCTAGCTTTTAGATTATATGCTAAATCAAGGCAAGTATTTTTACTAATCTCCTCAAAACCAAAATCACTCGGTAGTGAAAATTTTGCATCTATAATAATGCTTTTTTGTTTATCTAAAAACACCACCGCATCA of Campylobacter sp. 2014D-0216 contains these proteins:
- a CDS encoding TerC family protein, whose product is MFEWIFSVDAWVVLFTLTALEIVLGIDNIIFLAILVSKLPPEHRDKGRILGLAFAMLTRILLLLSLFWVMKLVTPLFSVLGNEISGRDLVLILGGLFLIVKSIKEIKESINHKEQEQSNIKISNKLWIVVAEIAVIDIVFSLDSVITAVGIAQDIEIMIIAVIMAVLVMLFASKPIADFVEKYPSIKILALAFLVMIGFVLVSEGFDIHIDKAYIYVAMVFSLVVEILNIISQKQNKD
- the purN gene encoding phosphoribosylglycinamide formyltransferase translates to MLIKLAVLFSGNGSNLENILEKLHQKTFGENTFEVVLCVCNKKEAYGIQRALKYGLNTKIIEHEKFTSREEFDAELVKTIKESQADLTVLAGFMRILSPVFTQEVKAINLHPSLLPLFKGAHAIQESYESDMKVAGISVHWVNEELDGGKIIAQKAFEKGKLNFEDFEAKIHALEHELLPEAIVQIFENN
- a CDS encoding NAD(P)H-hydrate dehydratase, producing MKAICKDNISYEKQLIEKGLDEFLMMENAGVELANFIKKKSKKIHNAKILFLLGTGGNGADGLVAIRHLKKASAYVLAYKKSTMFLKQEQILQNIGFEFLQEEPCFEDFDIIVDCVFGSGLNKALDEKLQGIIQKISQSKAIKIACDIPSGLGQDVCFKADYTLCMGVVKEKLLEDFAKEFVGKIKIAHLGLKIQAQSTSGFLLERKDLKLIQKKCSFNKGDLGHVYIFANKSAGTLAGLGALEFGSGLVSLVAKESFSPLLMLKDTIESKINAAAIGMGLNDLSILKDERLQSVPLVLDANCFQNADLTLYLNRKDVVLTPHPKEFSMLLKLYMNKNIQVEEIQKKRFFYVKEFSKQFECVLVLKGANPIIAQKDKLFVVNCGNEALAKAGSGDVLSGMIAALLGAKFSALEAAKNAVLAHALVAKDYKKNKNSFDALKLIKGLKCL